The Coleofasciculus sp. FACHB-1120 nucleotide sequence CGCGCTTGTGTAATCGTCATCAATAAGTGGGATGCTGTTGAGAAGGATTCCTACACCATCTATGAGTTTGAACGCAACTTTAAAGGACGGTTGAACTTTATCGATTGGGCAGAAACGATTTTTGTCAGCGCTCAAACAGGTCAGCGGGTGGAAAAAATTCTGGATTTAGTGAATACAGCCGCCGAACAACACAAACGCCGCGTCACGACTGCTGTAATTAATGAAGTGCTACAAGAAGCAATTTCTTGGGTTTCCCCGCCCACGACCCGCCAAGGGCGTCAGGGCAAGATTTATTACGGCACCCAAGTGAGCAGCCAACCCCCAGCGATCGCGCTATTTGTCAACGACCCCAAACGATTCAATGACAACTATCGCCGCTACATCGAAGGTCAATTCCGAAAACAGTTGGGTTTTACTGGAACTCCAGTGCGCTTATTCTGGAGAGGGAAAAAAGTCCGCGAGATGGAAGCGGGCAGTCGTAGTAACCGAGCCACTCGCGTTTAATCAATTAAAAATTAAAAATGTAAAATAAATTTTTGCATTTTTAATTTTTAATGTTTAATTTTTAATTTTCTATGGATTTACTGCGATCGCTACCGCTGGGGCTGTACCTTGAACAACCAATCACTTGGCTGCATCACCTCGACCCCAGGGTGAAAATAGCTTGGTTGATGAGCTTTCTCATTGCTCCAGTCCTGGCAAATCCCATCTGGCGCATCGCCCTGGCGGTGCTGCTAGTTGCTATTACTTTGACGGCGGCGATTCCATTGCGCGTGTGGAAGCAACAAATGGGTTGGCTGTTAATGCTGTGCTTTTTTGTCTTCATCCTGAGCATGGTTGCCCCCGATGGACTTGGATCGGACTCTCAGCCCCGTCTCCCAGCCGATGAGATATCTTTTCAACAACCCCCCCCTACTCCGAAACCAGGAGTTGTTAAAGAATCCGCTTCAACTCAAAAACCAAAGGCGACAAAACCAGTCCCGACTGAAAACCCTTCAAAATACCGCTACGTCCTATTTAATCAAGGGCCAGTCAAAATTACTCGCAAGTCCTTGGATCTTGCAATTAACGTCAGTACCTTACTATTTACCTTAATTTACAGCACCAACCTGTTTTTGCTGACCACAGCTCCAGAGGAAATTACTGCGGGGATCGAGAGTTTGATGCGACCGCTGCGAGCATTCAAATTTCCCGTGACAGAAGTTGCTCTAACCTTAACTTTATCGCTGCGCTTTATTCCTCTGGTTTTAGAAGAAGTGCAGAATTTA carries:
- a CDS encoding CbiQ family ECF transporter T component, with amino-acid sequence MDLLRSLPLGLYLEQPITWLHHLDPRVKIAWLMSFLIAPVLANPIWRIALAVLLVAITLTAAIPLRVWKQQMGWLLMLCFFVFILSMVAPDGLGSDSQPRLPADEISFQQPPPTPKPGVVKESASTQKPKATKPVPTENPSKYRYVLFNQGPVKITRKSLDLAINVSTLLFTLIYSTNLFLLTTAPEEITAGIESLMRPLRAFKFPVTEVALTLTLSLRFIPLVLEEVQNLVRSVRTRAINWKKLGIRKSLQLWLMVAERLLENLLLRAEQIASAMKVRGFTSPDRHRVQWHQLRLKKSDWAGLVSLVVLWGARLIWGWET